The following are from one region of the Calypte anna isolate BGI_N300 chromosome 13, bCalAnn1_v1.p, whole genome shotgun sequence genome:
- the AFAP1L1 gene encoding actin filament-associated protein 1-like 1: MDRLSVLDQLLPELCVLLKLLDHEYLSDTTQEKKLAVSTILQKLQPPPGKDVDYMYVNTSSLSNGTSFVESLFEEFDCDLRDLQDMQEEEGDSGDGAGLELARSQTAKLVPADPAPPLPTTPPPEDYYEEALPLGPGKAPEYITSRNSSSPPNSIEDGYYEDADSNYPITRINGEQKNSYNDSDAMSSSYESYEDEEEEGKGQQLTHQWPSEEASMNLVKDCRICAFLLRKKRFGQWAKQLTIIRDGKLLCYKSSKDRQPHVEVPLSTCNVIYVPKDGRRKKHELRFSLPGAEALVLAVQSKEQAEEWLKVIKEVSSPAAGGMEAPTSPVMPCKMDLDKRLSQEKHTSDSDSVAPGETSSPAARREPGEHGKGKKSGLADLKGSMSRAAGKKITRIISFSKKKPCSEDTQTSSTEEDIPCCGYLSVLVNQCWKERWCRLKGNTLYFHKDRTDLRTHVNAIVLQGCEVVPGLGPKHPFAFRILRNKQEVAALEASCSEDLGRWLGLLLVETGSQTAPEALHYDYVDVETIANIVTAVRHSYLWASSSQDHQPDCSRVVYDDVPYEKVQAEEELERPAGAQVKRHASSCSEKSRRVDPQIKVKRHASNANQYRYGKNRAEEDARRFLTEKEKLEKEKASIRSELVLLRKEKRELREAIKGSTGMKLQDLEQRVAVLEEQCREKEEQRVDLELKLSEVKEQLKQSLAGGPALGLAVTSKAENGEATNKPNGTPSEHLVPVNCASELRKRSPSILPSNKGNVLRKAKEWEKKQT; encoded by the exons ATGGACCGGCTCAGCG TGCTGGACCAACTCCTCCCAGAGCTCTGTGTCTTGCTCAAGCTGTTGGACCACGAGTACCTGAGTGACACCACACAGGAGAAGAAGCTGGCTGTCTCCACCATCCTACAGAAGCTGCAGCCACCCCCAG GGAAGGATGTGGACTACATGTATGTCAACACGTCGTCCCTGAGCAATGGCACCAGCTTTGTGGAGTCTCTCTTCGAGGAGTTTG ACTGTGACCTGCGGGATCTCCAGGACAtgcaagaggaggagggggacagTGGTGATGGTGCTGGTTTGGAACTGGCGAGGAGCCAGACAGCAAAACTT GTTCCTGCAGACCCTGCTCCACCACTGCCCACCACTCCCCCGCCTGAGGATTACTACGAGGAAGCTCTGCCCCTGGGTCCTGGCAAGGCTCCTGAGTACATCACCTCCCGCA ACAGCTCCAGCCCCCCCAACTCCATTGAGGATGGCTATTATGAGGATGCAGACAGCAATTATCCCATCACCAGGATCAACGGGGAGCAAAAAAACTCCT ACAATGACTCGGATGCGATGAGCAGCTCTTATGAATCGTAtgaagatgaggaggaggaggggaaggggcagcagcTGACACACCAGTGGCCCTCAGAGGAAGCCTCCATGAACCTGGTGAAGGACTGCAGGATCTGCGCTTTCCTGCTGCGCAAGAAGCGCTTTGGGCAGTGGGCCAAGCAGCTCACCATCATACGGGATGGGAAACTGCTG TGCTACAAAAGCTCCAAGGACCGTCAGCCACACGTGGAGGTGCCCCTGAGCACCTGCAATGTCATCTATGTCCCCAAGGATGGGCGCCGCAAGAAGCACGAGCTCCGGTTctccctgcctggggctgagGCACTGGTGCTGGCTGTGCAAAGCAAGGAGCAGGCTGAGGAGTGGCTGAAG GTGATAAAGGAAGTGAGCAGTCCAGCAGCAGGTGGAATGGAAGCCCCCACCTCCCCGGTGATGCCGTGCAAGATGGACCTGGATAAG AGACTGTCCCAGGAGAAGCACACCTCTGACTCAGACAGCGTGGCACCAGGTGAGaccagctccccagcagcccgCAGAGAGCCCGGCGAGCATG GAAAGGGCAAAAAGAGTGGCTTGGCTGACCTGAAGGGCTCGATGAGCCGGGCGGCAGGGAAGAAGATCACCAGGATCATCAGTTTCTCCAAAAAGAAGCCATGCTCTGAGGACACACAGACCTCCTCCACTGAAGAGGACATCCCCTGCTGTG GCTACCTCAGTGTCCTTGTTAACCAGTGCTGGAAGGAGCGCTGGTGTCGCCTGAAGGGCAACACCCTCTACTTCCATAAGGACCGCACCGACCTGCGGACCCACGTGAATGCCATCGTCCTCCAGGGCTGTGAGGTGGTCCCTGGGCTTGGGCCCAAACACCCCTTTGCCTTCAGAATCCTTCGCAACAAGCAGGAGGTGGCTGCGCTGGAg gcAAGCTGCTCTGAAGACCTGGGCCGCTGGCTGGGTCTGCTTTTGGTGGAGACAGGCTCCCAGACAGCACCAGAGGCCTTGCACTACGACTATGTGGATGTGGAGACCATTGCCAACATAGTGACAGCTGTGAGGCACTCCTACCT GTGGGCCAGCTCCTCCCAGGACCACCAGCCAGACTGCTCCCGTGTGGTGTATGATGACGTTCCCTATGAGAAGGTTCAG gctgaggaggagctggagcgGCCAGCGGGAGCCCAGGTGAAGCGCCATGCCTCCTCCTGCAGCGAGAAGTCACGGAGAGTGGACCCACAGATCAAAGTGAAGAGGCACGCATCAA ATGCCAACCAGTACAGGTACGGGAAGAACCGGGCCGAGGAGGACGCCAGGCGATTTCTGacagagaaggagaagctggagaaggagaaagcatCGATCCGCAGCGAGCTGGTGTTGCTGCGGAAAGAGAAGCGAGAGCTGCGGGAAGCCATAAAGGGCAGCACGG GGATGAAGCTGCAGGACCTGGAGCAGAgggtggcagtgctggaggagcagtgcCGGGAGAAGGAGGAGCAACGCGTGGACCTGGAGCTCAAGCTGTCCGAAGtaaaggagcagctgaagcagtCGCTGGCAGGAGgaccagccctggggctggctgtGACCAGCAAGGCTGAGAATGGG GAAGCTACAAACAAGCCAAATGGGACCCCCTCTGAGCACTTGGTCCCTGTTAACTGTGCATCTGAACTGAGGAAGAGAAGTCCCTCCATCCTCCCTTCCAACAAGGGAAATGTGCTGCGGAAGGCCAAG GAATGGGAAAAGAAGCAGACTTAA